Within Odontesthes bonariensis isolate fOdoBon6 chromosome 16, fOdoBon6.hap1, whole genome shotgun sequence, the genomic segment AAGACAAATTAGTCTCAGGGAAGGGGTCAGGCTAAACGTGATTCAAGGACCTCTATGTAGTGATGCCAAGCGGGGGATGACACCTTGCTTACTGAAGGGAAACCAGGTTTACCAGGAGCTCATCAATGAGCGCCAGGCTCGACTGAAATCGTCCGAAAGAAGCCACCAGACACCACGTCAGCACAGGCTGTCCGCCTGCAGGGATAGAAATCaaggtcgggtgcagtgtgagccgAGTGGCTGGCAAAAACAGAATCCTGGGCGGGACGATTCCCCTTCTTCACAAACTGCGAGACTGCCGCTCTCAGACGTGTCCTCACTGCTGAATTGGCTGTGGTTGACTTGTTGAATTCTGACACATACTGTGATACATCTTAAAGGTGTAATAACCATAACATTTTGAAGACATTTCAAAGCTTGGTATTTTCACATTGATTGTCCCTCAGAAGTGGGATGTTGAAACTTAAAATCACCCTAAGAGCTTAAATGAGGGCAACTCAACTttttcttggttcttgaagatgtttcacctctaATCCGAAAGGTTTTAAACTAGTTGAATCTGAACCTGAACCCaacctggcagctggttccacagagaggggcctgatatctgaaggctctgcctcccattctacttttagaaactctgggaacaacaagtaaacctgcagtctatCCACCTTTAAGGTATGATGGAGCtcagtcattaagagctttatatgtgaggagaagaattttaaattctattctgaatttaacagggaaccATGTAACGACGCGCTCGCCGTTACCTCGGATTGAAAGGAACTATGACAGACAGGAAAAAGACATTTATTGATACAGTGGATTCAGGTGTGTTTCGGGCGGGGCCAGAGACGCTGTGCACGGGACGCTTGCTGGTCTGTGTCGTCGTCCGCTTGTTTATCACCTGCacacacagaaccacacagacagaCTCACTACACGAGTGGGATATGATTGGGAAAAACAAAGGTGAAACTTACCTCAACCGGCTGCTCTGTCCTCTTGGGGTGTTACATCAAAAGAGGTCCCCGGGGACATGACCCCTTAAATATGGTTCCGGAGGACAGTAGCAAGTAGGAGGGGGGAGTAGGGGAGTGTGTAAATATGTTTATTCATGTATGTTTAGGGTGTGAAGTAATGGTTTAGGGGTTTGTAAATAGGTGATTATATTGTGTATATATTGCAATTATGGATGTATGTACATATTTATGAGTTATTGGTAATTATGTAAATATTTGAACCTACCTGTTTATGGTTTGGTCtaattagtcatgtgactaaggGTAGGGTTTTAAAACGGAGGCAAAATGTTTGTTAGGGGTAGAGTGTTGGAGATTTGATTTGAGACTGATGAGTATTGTTATTGAGAAGAATTTGGATTTTGCATGTGTTTCAATAAACACACCTTCATTGCCACTTAAAGGAGTATTCCTTGGTTTTTTGCCTCCGGACCGCTCGATGAGTTGACAAACCAATGAAGAGaaactaaaactggagaaatatgatctcgcCTGATAGATCTCATCAGAaatctggctgcagcattttcggatcaactggaggcttttcagagaatatgtggaacagcccaataataaagaattatgGTAATCCAATCTGGAAGTAACACATGTCGCAGATTGTTAAGGTCATGTGTGTCACTGAACCAGCTGACAATTGTGTGGGTCGTTAAAGCTCTTCTCAAGACTGCATTGTAAGTGCTGGGAAAGTgatacctgagaccacctcctctgttgGACTTGTTTAGAACTGATGAAGACTTTCAGATGAGAGTTTAAACTTCTTCAAAAATCAAGACGAAGAAGTCCATCTGCCTTTAATCAAACTATTATCATAacttggatgactgagaatcacatttattaatttattcattaagaactttttttttcttcttactttGTTATCTCTCTTTGGAAACCATTTACTCATTACTGACCAAGAAATACAACTTGTTTTCcagctttcttgttttttttatggttgAAGATCAAAAACTCTGAGTAGCCAGTTGCCATCAAATGTAGCTCTTCAACCAAATGTTATGTCGATATATGAGGCAACATACTGTGTCTCAGTGGGTTAATGTTCTGCAACATAATAAGTTGGTGTTTGCATATCCTCTTTGAGCTTTGTCCCTTGATTTGTCTTTAACTtccattcttctttttctttcagacaCTGACGTATTCGGGAAGCCGCCTTGTTATGAGGAGGCAGTCCTGATGGAGGATCCTCCTCCACCCTACAGCGAGGTCTTGGCCGACTCACGAGGAGCAACCTACCTGAAGCCCGCCCCGCTCCAAAACGCCGCCCGGCAGCTTTTGAGGGAAAATCGTGATCCGGCTCCGGTGTTCACATCAGAGACCAGCAAGCCTCCCACGGCGACTGTGTTCCCTGATCGGGGTtactcctccctgattcgcCTGCCTTCGTCGCAGCGTTGGGACTCCTTGGGTCATCTTCtgtccaacatggatctgaACCATAATAACCTCACCCCACCAGTGGCCCGCTCGCTTCAGGCTGCTGCCGCCATGGCGACCATGCCCCGCAGAGAAACCAGGACTCATCATGATAGACTTGGGCTGCGAGGTGGAATACAAGGGTTTCAAGGGGGGATACAGGGGTTTCAAGGAGGATTGCAAGGACTTCAGGGGGTCCACAGACTAAGAGGTTTGGAGCCTGGCTGCACCATGCCAACAGCCTTCCCTCTGCTGGGTCGGAGCACTGCTGTTTAGGTCTGGATGCTAACGGGAGAACCGGAGAATTAGAAAGTTAAAGAACCTGAAGATCTCCaaagagtcttttttttttacagtgaccTCATGTATTTTGCTCAGTGTTTACCACATAAATGCTGCTAGAAGTAGAGATTTTATTCCCCAGAAACCCAAAGGAGGCTTAAAGTGTTGCAAAAGCTTCAGGAGTTGAATTCCCCCTGAGCTGTGTCCAGGATTATGCGCGAGTAAAGGAGGACATCACACTCTGTTTCAAACTGGTGCGGTTGAGTCACAAAGGTACTCTGTTGTGATGTTGAAGCTAATTGAGTCAAAGACCTTTTAAAGAGCagaggagaagagagaagaaGCGGTAACGAGGTGAGGAGACCAACAAACAGCACATCTGATTCTCCTCTTACATCCAGACTCCCTTCATCTTTGtttccatctccacctccccTCTCATTCATCCCTCATCTCGTCTCCTCTCTCTGCGCCTGAGCAACCTATTGTACCAGCCTGGTGTTGCCATGGCTCCGGGGAGCTATCTCTTGCCTACGACGACCTCTCCTCCTTTATCtgctctgggtttttttttaaagacgcTGCTCACCGCTTGTGTCCTCTCAAGGACTGTGAGCATTAACGCTTATGAAAGAGTACACGGTGACCCTCACTGGGACACGACCATCTTGTTTGTGGCGCAGAGCCGAAGGCCAATTACGGCCAGAACTGTTTGAAAGCTGGGGTACAACACAATGACCACAAAACCAAGTGAACATGAAGTTTGTAATTTTCAGTGTCATCTCTATGGTTGACAGGAACCCTTTCTGTGGTCACAGGATGATGTCAGTTGGTTCTCTTTTTggaaaaagacatttttcatgTACAAACGTATTCTTTCAATctttatgaagaaaaaaaaatgttctcttACATATTCATCTACAAGGCCTCTTCCTGTGATTTATAGagttaaaaagaggaaaaactggGAAAATAAAACTAATCTTTGTTATTATTTCTGCTTTCTTGTTGTGTTTGAGATTATTTTTGTAATGGGGAGCGGAGGAGATCGCCTGCAGTGTTAAAATCATCACATGGGAAGAGTAAGAATTTAATATCTCCACCAGTGGGTTCACACTGTTTTGATTAACAGGGGTTGGTTGTGATGTACCAACAAACTCCGCAATGCACCAGTAGAGATCAACAAGGCTGTCCTGGTTTAAAATTCCTGTGTCTTGGTTTTCTCAGACACACCGCATTTTGAATTTTGAGTCTACCGCAGCAGAGAGGATGTGTTTGCGTTTTGtccgagagaaaaaaaaaaaaagcacatttttttgGATCTTTGTCAGAGAGGACTGGATGTCTTTACACTGTGATGAGTCACATATGTCAACACAATTTTTAGTTTTCACACAATCATTTGAACAAAAAGTATGTTCTTTCAATTCTCAGGGCATAAAAAACAAGAATTAAAATCTTCTGCTCCTCATCAGATGTTAAAATTTCAGTAAAATCAACctgagatgaacaacaacacatgacatataacactttgtcattatttattgaaccaaaactgagacaaaacacaggAGCAATGTGTGAGAAACTTAGTGAACCCCATGAGCTTGTAGGACCCtctttagcagcaataagttgaagtgatgttttttttgtttgagattatcagtctctcacatggttgtgaaggaattttggcccactcttctcttctttccaacgttgcttcagctcattgaggtttgcagcactggtttatgcacagctctcttaagttcccaccacagcatttcaatcaggttgaggtctggactttgcgACCTGTTGCAGCCATCCAATTCAAGTTGAGCTAATAATTTTCATAATTAAGTAAATAGTCTCACTCTCAACCTTTGATcactatatttttttttacacagcatcccaactttATTGGAATCGGGGTTGTACATTTGTTTTATAGACAGCTGGTAAGATCAAAAACCTGGAAAACAAAGAACCATAGACAAATATTATACAAATATCTGTAATGTCtgcattttcatctttttctttccaTGCCAAGAGGGACCCTTaacctttattttatttgaccttAATTTCTTCCATTTGTACAAACATCTTATAAAGACAGTCTGTTTGGATTTTTGGAGGCATCTTCATCTGAACTGTCTTTGCTCTGAACTTCAACATTAACGTGTGATCTAACTGGGATCCCTTTACAATCAGTGTGATACAGCATTGCTGCTTTTATCTTGATCAAACAAAATAGATTTTCCTGTGAAAACACTTTGACTTATGTGTTAACCTGTAACATTtgcagaaaaaatatttatcacATTATCTTTGTATATTTGGTTTTGCAACTCTAAGCTATAAATTGATTCtccaccatgttttttttttttttttacgtcctGTCTTCCTTTCTTAATCCTGCAGTTCTGTTGTGTCCTTTTCTCCTCCTGACATGACATCCAGTACCAACATAAGCTCTTAACAATGTCGTCAGACACAAAACTGAGTAAAGAGGAAGTGGCGTCTGCTGCTTAAAACCATCATCACTGACATGTATCAAAGTCATTTATCTGACTTTCTCTGTGCTCGAAGCGAGTCACTTGTTTCAAGGGTTTCAATAAAACAATTGGAAAGATATCAAGCAGTGGTCCTTTAAGCTCTCAGATTCTTTAAATCTTTATGTTTCATATTAAATTCAGAGTCCAACACAAACTGCtaaattacaaagaaaatagCAGATCGTAAAGCATCATTGGTTTAGAAGAGGCACAATTTCCAAAACAACATTATCATTAATTAGTATTCAGTGACTGTTGTGACTCACAATAGGAAGCTCATAGTTAATGCTTAGTGAACAATAAAACAATTGACACAAAACTGGTGCTAATTCGACTTTGTGTAGCAGGTAAATATAAAGCAACAGTACGCACCCACAAAAGATCACTAATTTCTGCCAACAAGCTGTTCCACATTTAATGGATGTGAGGTGGTAAGTGTTGGCAACTGGATTAACCCAAAAGGTTGAAATCTGAATTTATGACAAGAGATTTTTTGTGTATAAACGTCTATCCAAATGCAATCATTGCTCCCTATATTGTGAAGTGGACACTTACAGGTTCATAGAGAGCAGTAAACTGAAATTCATAAGCTtagaaaaacaattatttttcattatCAGTAATCACTGTTGGGTTTCActaagatatatatttttttcatgtaaaTATTTTAAGGGCACGATGTACTGTACATAATTTACATTctttccaagcagccagacttttttgtaatcttttaaagtgttgTTGAGCAGTAGAAGGGGAAATTATATtccaacattaaagctgcagtcggcaagttttcaaaattccgagtctaaagtcggaaaattcgaactgatacaactttcaggtccctcccccaacctctaacaagctccgaatcgccccccaaacccctccccctctgtggacgaggttgtgcacgtgagttcacaccagtgtgagcgcacacaagctggggcagactcacgctcagcagcgtgtgcacaagctgtgattgacaggtaggattcctccaccgtaacttgattggttaaaaacagccgggagcgctcggtttttgcaagcatgattacaggcttcagagggagctacagatttcgttatttttcctaaacagcctatttaatattctacttccagaatcccatgacagttcaagctaatatgactaaaaaaaagttgccgactgccgctttaattTTACAACGCAACCATCATCCACTTTAATCCCATTTTGCAGGTTACCTTGGTTTACATGTAAACGGAACATGATACAACCAAAGTTTCTCATTTCCTGGTTGGGTGAAGCCAACAACCTCTATAAAAATCTAAACAACTGGGTTGGGGTTAGAAAACAATCATGGTTAGGTTTAAAATACAACTCAACCACCCTCTTGGACACAATTTTTACAATTCACATCAATTACTAGTAGGTTACACGTAGCCAAGTTACAAATGTAATTAGAGgttgttttggcctctgtgAAAAAATGTTTCATGGGGATATATTTTTGTTGAGGTCAGTCTCACCTACTGCTCTCTAATGTGGTTCCATGATGGGGACCGAGCTACAAAATGCAATCAGATTTTGCACTTTATTTATAGGCCGGTGTGCCTCAGTGCACTAAAGTTTCCTCACTTGTAAGTTGCTTCAAATAAAagtgtttgctacagtaaatgAGTAAATGTAGGTAAATGAGTCAGAAACATGGCAGTCACAGAGCTCTGAATTCAGCCGAAGTAATCTACTCCACGGAGCGTTGGGAACTTAATTTCTGACCTCCTATTCAGCCAAACCTTTCCACCATCTTGATTTGCCCTTTAAACTGATCCTCAGTTATGATGGTAGAATTGTAAACTAAAAAGCTATATTTTACTTTGCAGCTTCAGCTTGAACCTGAACCAGAGCAATTTGTTTGAATGTCACATGCTCTCAATACCTCTCTTTCCCAGCTGCCCTGGAAATTATGCTTTCAAATGATTAAAGCAGAGGGCCTGAGTAATAATGTCAGAGCCAGTTATTATAATAAAATGGAAGGTGGTTGGGGCTGGCAGTGAGTCCAGAGGATAGTACATTATTTGTAATATTTCTTTTATTAGCCTCAGAGATTTCCATCTTCTGTTTTGTGTATATTGTGGTTATTAAGTAGAGAAATCAGAGACATTGTTCTTCAAACATGGATGTAGCTAATACAATCATTAGGAACCCCTTTAGTCAAAGATGTAATTTTTCATCAGGTTTTAAAAATGCACAGCAAGCAgttttaaatttactttaaacagactagacaggcctcagttagcatgttaaattttcatgttcatgacagcacaattagtaaaagactgaacaagtttggcttgtttggaacggtttcaggagaaagcctcttttctccaaaaagaacatggcagcaccttcttaggtttgtaaagttacatctgaacaaaccacaagacttctggaacaatgtcctttggacagaccagaccaaagtggagatgtttggtcataatgcacagcagcacgtttggagaaaaccaaacacagcatatcagcacaaacacctcataccagctgtcaagcacggtggtggagggctgatgatctgggcttgttctgcagccacaggaacTGGACACCTTGCAGCCACTGAGttcaccatgaactcctctgtataccaaagtattttagagtcaaatgtgaggccatctgtctgacagctaaagcttggatTTTCATCTCGTCAAAAGTTTGAACTAGAGAGAACGGACCTGTGTCTATAGCTCCAACATGACTGAAAAGCTCAAAGTAGGGGTACAGGAAGTTTAGAATTCAAAGAGAAAAATCCAGAAAGACTCAGGGTATAAATATCCAAGAAACACTCACAATCACAAAATGTATGCAATATCCAACAGTCACAGACATGTGTAGGTGCTTTAGATACCTGTAATTCATTCACCTAGATATAACTATAGTATTCCGCATGTCGAAAAGAGGATCACTTCTAAGgtaaatcaaaaataaatccCTGACAAATCAATACACGAAAAGGAAAACTTCACCAGACAAGTGAACCAGTTGTAGGTCAACACCAGATAAAAGACGAAGGACATCCCAGTTACATTTAAGAATAATTTGTATGAAAA encodes:
- the prr7 gene encoding proline-rich protein 7: MVMSQGTSTFLACFAGFWLVWAVIVMLCCFCSFLQRRLKCRREEQLREQCLRTVEMEPLSCHPGRYPPAPPPPPPQLSREPPQFCPPQTLSPPVPLPVPHPMPQATWISMPDTDVFGKPPCYEEAVLMEDPPPPYSEVLADSRGATYLKPAPLQNAARQLLRENRDPAPVFTSETSKPPTATVFPDRGYSSLIRLPSSQRWDSLGHLLSNMDLNHNNLTPPVARSLQAAAAMATMPRRETRTHHDRLGLRGGIQGFQGGIQGFQGGLQGLQGVHRLRGLEPGCTMPTAFPLLGRSTAV